DNA from Luteolibacter yonseiensis:
GCTCAACCAGGGGGTGCCGGTGATCAGGCTCGGCACGCAGGCCAGCGCCGCCGGAGCGCCTGTCGCGGCGAATACCTGGAGCCACCTTGCGCTCGTCGCGGATGGCGCGAAGCTGCAGCTTTTCGTCAACGGCGCGCCGTATGCCACGCTTGCCGCCGGCCTTCCCGCGCTGGCGGCGCCGATCACGCTCGGCGCGGAGAACTCCGGGTTCGCCGGCGAGGTCGACGAGTTCACGCTCTCCACCACCGCGCGTTCCGAGGCGTGGATCAAGCTGGCCGCGGTGAACCAGGGTTCCACGGACGCGGCCCAGCGGACCGTGGTGCTGGGAGCCGGCGAGGGCGGCGAGGGCGGCGAGGGCGGCGGCGAGCAGAGCCACCTCATGGAGCACCTCTCGCTGTTCGGCGACATCGCCAACAACATGATGTTCGACGGCTGGATCGCCATCGGCGTGTGCGCCATCATGATCGTCATCGGCTGGACGGTGGCCGTCCGGAAATTCCTTTATCTCAACTCGATTGAAAAAGGCACCAAGGTCTTCCTCGAGCGATGGAAGCACCTGTCCACCGACCTGACCGCGCTCGACCACGGCGACCGGTCCAGCATCAGCACGCTCGGCGGCAAGACCGGCGAGGACGAGCAGCACCTCATCGAGAGGTCGCCGCTCTACCACATCTACCAGATCGGTTCCGAGGAGATCCGCCACCGCCTCGACAAGGGCGACGCCCGCGGGCAGGGGCTCAACGGCCGCTCCATCCAGGCCATCCGCGCCAGTCTGGACGCGGGGCTGGTGCATGAGAGCCACCGCCTTTCCGACGGCCTGGTCTACCTGACCATCAGCATCGCCGGTGGTCCGTATGTCGGCCTGCTCGGCACCGTGGTGGGTGTGATGATCACCTTCGCGATCATCGCGAAGTCCGGCGAGGTGAACGTGAACTCGATCGCGCCGGGCATCGCCTCCGCGCTGCTGGCCACCGTGGTGGGCCTGGTGGTGGCCATCCCCGCGCTGTTCATCTACAGCTAC
Protein-coding regions in this window:
- a CDS encoding MotA/TolQ/ExbB proton channel family protein; the protein is MKHPALILPVSLLLAHAGIAAGDAGAAWWNPAWTKRQTLTLDTSGDAAALPGSPGTATVLVRLSDGNFPFASAREDGSDLRFIAADGKTALSHQIESYDNLLNEAFVWVKVPDIGASGKTTIHLYSGNPAPDAGPKAAEAYDADTALVWHFAGRGAAPADTTGNNNSATAPATTAEGSLIGNGLRLLATPVTLPQSPSLEWKAGQALTLSTWIKPAALQDNAVLLSRGEGASSFQLLLNQGVPVIRLGTQASAAGAPVAANTWSHLALVADGAKLQLFVNGAPYATLAAGLPALAAPITLGAENSGFAGEVDEFTLSTTARSEAWIKLAAVNQGSTDAAQRTVVLGAGEGGEGGEGGGEQSHLMEHLSLFGDIANNMMFDGWIAIGVCAIMIVIGWTVAVRKFLYLNSIEKGTKVFLERWKHLSTDLTALDHGDRSSISTLGGKTGEDEQHLIERSPLYHIYQIGSEEIRHRLDKGDARGQGLNGRSIQAIRASLDAGLVHESHRLSDGLVYLTISIAGGPYVGLLGTVVGVMITFAIIAKSGEVNVNSIAPGIASALLATVVGLVVAIPALFIYSYLNGRIKNSLGLMQVFIDEFVAKMAEFHSPAAGADTNGGSSH